A single Macaca fascicularis isolate 582-1 chromosome 13, T2T-MFA8v1.1 DNA region contains:
- the ADRA2B gene encoding alpha-2B adrenergic receptor produces MDHQDPYSVQATAAIAAVITFLILFTIFGNALVILAVLTSRSLRAPQNLFLVSLAAADILVATLIIPFSLANELLGYWYFWRTWCEVYLALDVLFCTSSIVHLCAISLDRYWAVSRALEYNSKRTPRRIKCIILTVWLIAAVISLPPLIYKGDQGPQPRGRPQCKLNQEAWYILASSIGSFFAPCLIMILVYLRIYLIAKRSNRRGPRAKGGPGQGESKQPRPNRAGALASAKLPALASLASAREVNGHSKSTGEKEEGETSEDTVTRALPPSWAALPDSGQGQKEGVCGASPEDEAEEEEEEECEPQEGPVSAASACSPPLQQPQGSRVLATLRGQVLLGRGVGAIGAQWWRRRAQLTREKRFTFVLAVVIGVFVLCWFPFFFSYSLGAICPKHCKVPHGLFQFFFWIGYCNSSLNPVIYTIFNQDFRRAFRRILCRPWTQTAW; encoded by the coding sequence ATGGACCACCAGGACCCCTACTCCGTGCAGGCCACGGCGGCCATCGCGGCGGTCATCACCTTCCTCATCCTCTTCACCATCTTCGGCAACGCGCTGGTCATCCTGGCTGTGTTGACCAGCCGCTCGCTGCGCGCCCCTCAGAACCTGTTCCTGGTGTCGCTGGCCGCCGCCGACATCCTGGTGGCCACGCTCATCATCCCTTTCTCGCTGGCTAACGAGCTCCTCGGCTACTGGTACTTCTGGCGCACGTGGTGCGAGGTGTACCTGGCGCTGGACGTGCTCTTCTGCACCTCGTCCATCGTGCACCTGTGCGCCATCAGCCTGGACCGCTACTGGGCCGTGAGCCGCGCGCTGGAGTACAACTCCAAGCGCACCCCGCGCCGCATCAAGTGCATCATCCTCACCGTGTGGCTCATCGCCGCCGTCATCTCGCTGCCGCCCCTCATCTACAAGGGTGACCAGGGCCCCCAGCCGCGCGGGCGCCCCCAGTGCAAGCTCAACCAGGAGGCCTGGTACATCCTGGCCTCCAGCATCGGATCGTTCTTTGCTCCTTGCCTCATCATGATCCTTGTCTACCTGCGCATCTACCTGATCGCCAAACGCAGCAACCGCAGAGGTCCCAGGGCCAAGGGGGGGCCTGGGCAGGGTGAGTCCAAGCAGCCCCGACCCAACCGTGCTGGGGCTTTGGCCTCAGCCAAGCTGCCAGCCCTGGCTTCTCTGGCTTCTGCCAGAGAGGTCAATGGACACTCGAAGTCCactggggagaaggaggagggggagaccTCTGAAGATACTGTGACCCGGGCCTTGCCACCCAGTTGGGCTGCCCTTCCCGACTCAGGCCAGGGCCAGAAGGAAGGTGTTTGTGGGGCATCTCCAGAGGATGaagctgaagaggaggaggaggaagagtgtgAACCCCAGGAAGGGCCAGTGTCTGCGGCCTCAGCTTGCAGCCCCCCGCTGCAGCAGCCACAGGGCTCCCGGGTGCTGGCCACCCTACGTGGCCAGGTGCTCCTGGGCAGGGGCGTGGGTGCTATAGGTGCGCAGTGGTGGCGTCGACGGGCACAGCTGACCCGGGAGAAGCGCTTCACCTTCGTGCTGGCCGTGGTCATTGGCGTTTTTGTGCTCTGCTGGTTCCCCTTCTTCTTCAGCTACAGCCTGGGCGCCATTTGCCCGAAGCACTGCAAGGTGCCCCATGGCCTCTTCCAGTTCTTCTTCTGGATCGGCTACTGCAACAGTTCGCTGAACCCTGTCATTTACACCATTTTCAACCAGGACTTCCGCCGTGCATTCCGGAGGATCCTGTGCCGCCCATGGACCCAGACGGCCTGGTGA